The Erythrobacter sp. SDW2 region GGCGGTGCCGACAGCCAGGAAGTGAAGGGCTTCGTCGACGGCTATCTCCGCCGCGGCTCGACTTCGGAAATCAAGTCGATCAGCGGCGCGGTGCCTTCCGACGGCGGCTATGCCGTGCCGCGCGAAATCGACGCGGCCATCGCCCGCGCCCTGACCGAGATCAGCCCGATCCGCGCCATCGCCCAGGTCGTCCAGACCGGCACCAGTGGCTACAGCAAGCTCGTCAGCCTCGGCGGCACCGCCAGCGGCTGGGTCAGCGAGACCGCCGCCCGGCCCGAGACCGACACGCCCAGCTTCAGCGAGATCGCCCCGCCGACGGGCGAGCTCTACGCCAACCCCGCCGCCAGCCAGGCGATGCTCGACGATGCCGGCTTCGACCTCGAAGCCTGGCTCGCCAGCGAGATCGCGACCGAATTCGCCCGGGCCGAAGGTGCCGCCTTCGTTCACGGCAATGGCGTCGACCAGCCGCGCGGGTTCCTCAACGCGCCGACCAGCGAGGAGTTCGACGGTGACCGCGCCTTCGGCACGCTGCAATATATCGGCACCGGCGATGCGGCGGGCTTCGGCAGCAATCCCGATGCCAAGCTGATCGACCTCGTCCACACGATGAAGGCCGGCCACCGCCAGGGCGCGAGCTTCGTGATGAATTCGGCGACTTTGGCCGAGGTCCGCAAGCTCAAGACGGCGGACGGGGCATTCCTGTGGCAGCCGGGCCTGGTCGAAGGCCAGCCCGACCGGCTGCTCGGCTATCCGGTGGTGGAGGCCGAGGACATGCCCGATATCGCCACCGGCGCCTTCCCGGTCGCCTTCGGCAATTTCCGCCACGGCTACCTGATCGCCGAGAGGACCGCGACGCAGATCCTGCGCGATCCCTTCACCAACAAGCCCTTCGTCCACTTCTACGCCACCAAGCGCGTCGGCGGGCAGGTGCTCGATTCGAACGCGATCAAGCTCCTCAAGATAGAGGTGTGATGATGTCTGCCCCTCTTCTTTAGAGGAGGGGCGGCGAGACCAAGGCCTGCGCAGCAGGTCCTGGTCGCAGCGGGGTGGTGAACGCGAGCCGACGCGCCGCTGCGCGCCGCGCCACCACCCCCGAACCCCCTCCTCTGAAGAGGAGGGGGCCAAACGTGCCCGCATCGCTGCGCATCCCTCCCCTGGCGAGCGGTGCGGGCACACCCCTATTCACATCCGGGAGACCGCCATGCAGCGGACATTGATCACGCCGCCCGACATCGGCGGCGCGCTGGCCGAGCTCAAGCACTGGCTCGCCATCACCACCACGCAAGACGATGCATCGCTCACCGCGCTGCTGCGCGCGGCGCTGGAGACCTGCGAGGCCTTCACCGGCACCATGCCGCTCGCCGCCACGGTGGAGGAGGTGCACGCCGCGACCTGCGAGTGGCAGGGGCTCTACGCCTCTCC contains the following coding sequences:
- a CDS encoding phage major capsid protein, with amino-acid sequence MDIETPDAATQSFDIVARQDRIDSEVANLRSDVDEVKARVDRIGRAATRPAIGGADSQEVKGFVDGYLRRGSTSEIKSISGAVPSDGGYAVPREIDAAIARALTEISPIRAIAQVVQTGTSGYSKLVSLGGTASGWVSETAARPETDTPSFSEIAPPTGELYANPAASQAMLDDAGFDLEAWLASEIATEFARAEGAAFVHGNGVDQPRGFLNAPTSEEFDGDRAFGTLQYIGTGDAAGFGSNPDAKLIDLVHTMKAGHRQGASFVMNSATLAEVRKLKTADGAFLWQPGLVEGQPDRLLGYPVVEAEDMPDIATGAFPVAFGNFRHGYLIAERTATQILRDPFTNKPFVHFYATKRVGGQVLDSNAIKLLKIEV